The nucleotide window CTACTTAAAAACTACAATAAAAAGCAAGTTGTTAGAAGCTCTCATACCAGAAATTATATCTTATTTTTCTAAAAAAGAACTTTCAAAGAATGATTTTTTTGTTAAAACTGGTAAGATACCTACTAGTTTTTGCTTTGTTGAAAGTGGTATTTTGCAACATTCAATACTAGTAAACGAGGAAGAAAAAACCACGTACTTTGCTTTAAAGAATACTTGTACAACTTCTTTAAAAAGTTTTTTACAAGAAATACCTTCCAGAAAAAACATAAAGGCTTTAAGTAAGTGTGTATTGTGGGTTATTGAAATTAATGACTTTAAATACCTTTTAAAAAACAATAAAGCTTTCTCCCAATTCTATTTTAACTTAATAGAGAATCAAATTTTTTTAATCGATGATTATCGTATCGATTTACTAACACTTAGTCCAGAAGAACGTTACCAGAAGCTTCTAATTAATGAACCTGATTTATTACAAAAGGTTCCTCTTCGTTATTTAGCTTCTTTTTTAGGGATTTCAACTAGAAATATGAGCAGAATTCGAAAAAACATAAAATAGTGCCATTTGGCTATAAACTATAAAGGTCTTTTTATGTAGTTTTGATTACTACATAACTTCTAAAAAAGAATATAACTCATGAAATATGATCCAATAAATAGCAGTTTATTTATTAATAACAGAAAAAACTTTATGGCACAAATGAAGCCAAATAGTATTGCTGTTTTTAATTCAAACGATATATATCCTGTAAGTGCTGATAGTACTTTACCTTTTGAACAACATAGAGATATTTTTTATTTAAGTGGTGTTGACCAAGAAGAAAGCATACTAGTACTATTTCCTGAATGTCCAAAACCACAATTTAGAGAAATTTTATTTTTACGTGAAACGAATGAACATATTGCTGTTTGGGAAGGTGAAAAATTAACTAAAGAAAAAGCGTATACATCTAGTGGTATAAAAACAGTTTTTTGGCTACAAGACCTAGAAAAAATAATGTTTGAATTAATGAGTTATGCTGAAACTATATACATTAATACTAATGAACATTATAGAGCAAACGTTGAAACTGAAACTAGAGAAGATAGATTTACAAAATGGTTACGTGAAAAATACCCTGCACATTCAGTAGCTAAAAGCAATCCTATTTTACAACGTCTACGTTCTGTAAAAGATAGTATTGAGCTAAACTTAATACAATCAGCTTGTGATATTACAGAAAAAGGATTTAGGCGTGTATTAGGGTTTGTAAAACCTGGTGTTTGGGAATATGAAATTGAAGCAGAATACATTCATGAGTTTGTTAGGAACCGTTCAAAAAAGTTTGCTTATACACCAATTATAGCTTCAGGAAATAACGCCAATGTTCTACATTACATAGAGAACAATCAACAGTGTAAAGCAGGAGATTTAATTTTAATGGACGTAGGTGCTGAGTATGCAAACTATTCATCAGATATGACCAGAACTATTCCTGTTTCTGGACGCTTTTCAGATAGACAAAAAGAAGTATATAACGCTGTGAATAAAGTAAAAAATGAAGCTACAAAAATGTTAGTTCCTGGAACTATTTGGGCTGATTACCATATTGAAGTTGGAAAAATTATGACTTCAGAACTTTTAGGTTTAGGGTTATTAGATAAAGCTGATGTACAAAATGAAGATCCTAATTGGCCTGCATATAAAAAATACTTTATGCATGGAACATCACATCATATGGGATTAGATACTCATGATTATGGATTATTACATGAACCAATGAAAGCAAACATGGTATTTACTGTAGAGCCTGGAATATATTTACCAAAAGAAGGCTTTGGAATTCGTTTAGAAGATGATGTAGTAGTGCAA belongs to Tenacibaculum sp. MAR_2010_89 and includes:
- a CDS encoding Crp/Fnr family transcriptional regulator — translated: MIKSQLTFSSYLKTTIKSKLLEALIPEIISYFSKKELSKNDFFVKTGKIPTSFCFVESGILQHSILVNEEEKTTYFALKNTCTTSLKSFLQEIPSRKNIKALSKCVLWVIEINDFKYLLKNNKAFSQFYFNLIENQIFLIDDYRIDLLTLSPEERYQKLLINEPDLLQKVPLRYLASFLGISTRNMSRIRKNIK
- a CDS encoding aminopeptidase P family protein, yielding MKYDPINSSLFINNRKNFMAQMKPNSIAVFNSNDIYPVSADSTLPFEQHRDIFYLSGVDQEESILVLFPECPKPQFREILFLRETNEHIAVWEGEKLTKEKAYTSSGIKTVFWLQDLEKIMFELMSYAETIYINTNEHYRANVETETREDRFTKWLREKYPAHSVAKSNPILQRLRSVKDSIELNLIQSACDITEKGFRRVLGFVKPGVWEYEIEAEYIHEFVRNRSKKFAYTPIIASGNNANVLHYIENNQQCKAGDLILMDVGAEYANYSSDMTRTIPVSGRFSDRQKEVYNAVNKVKNEATKMLVPGTIWADYHIEVGKIMTSELLGLGLLDKADVQNEDPNWPAYKKYFMHGTSHHMGLDTHDYGLLHEPMKANMVFTVEPGIYLPKEGFGIRLEDDVVVQENGNPFNLMRNIPIEADEIEGLMN